In Cataglyphis hispanica isolate Lineage 1 chromosome 10, ULB_Chis1_1.0, whole genome shotgun sequence, a genomic segment contains:
- the LOC126852346 gene encoding S-phase kinase-associated protein 2 isoform X2 — protein sequence MGVGMLEDGTVNCEKTSGDCIILPANLVNNKKSPIDEADGYEDQEEVYTISSSETVNEERIQQDSCDLDELAIFGGIENESGYSSRIEADYFVDLKANLSKEKMNASADKNEQTGLDNFCLFKRKRKPSIKGEDKFNKLSDEIILMILKWLPKKCLVRSMFVCKRWCQIARDEALWTRLDLGSKVLSEGTLGHILPRGIQILRLAQAEIADPIFCEGSEVLNDSYISKLQYLDLSMAVISPTGLAALLSKCKYLKKLSLENCIVNRDCCKAISQNIELEVLNLTMCKNMNIECIMDLMKLKNLTVLNMAWCSLDSECMTLLCKTLPSSILRLNLAGCRKTMTDDNVKDLSRRCPDIIELDLSDCAMLTIHTVHNLLNFSRLEHLSLSRCYSIPQSAYIRLAHIPCLLYLDVFGLMSDSVLTSLQASCREVPEINKYLYSSVARPTVGIRRTSIWGLRVRD from the exons ATGGGAGTTGGTATGTTGGAAGATGGTACAGTGAACTGTGAAAAAACATCTGGAGACTGTATAATTTTACCGGCGAATTtagttaataacaaaaaatcacCGATAGATGAAGCTGATGGTTATGAAGATCAAGAAGAAGTTTATACAATTTCTAGTTCAGAAACTGTTAATGAAGAGAG GATACAACAAGATTCATGCGATTTGGATGAGTTAGCTATTTTTGGTGGCATAGAAAATGAATCTGGCTATTCTTCGAGAATAGAAGCTGATTATTTTGTGGATTTAAAAGCAAACTTATCTAAAGAAAAGATGAATGCTTCTGCCGATAAGAATGAGCAAACTggtttagataatttttgtttatttaagagaaaaaggaaaccTTCTATCAAAGGCGAAGACAAGTTTAACAAGTTATcagatgaaataattttaatgatattaaaatggtTACCTAAAAAATGTTTG GTACGCTCTATGTTTGTATGCAAACGTTGGTGTCAAATAGCTCGCGATGAAGCATTATGGACTAGATTAGATCTAGGTAGTAAGGTTTTAAGCGAGGGCACATTAGGTCATATATTGCCTCGAGGAATACAAATTCTAAGATTAGCGCAAGCGGAGATCGCGGATCCTATCTTTTGCGAGGGCAGCGAAGTTCTCAACGATTCGTACATtagtaaattacaatatttggaTTTATCCATGGCAGTTATCTCGCCAACTGGTTTAGCTGCATTATTATCTAAAtgtaaatatctgaaaaagttGTCACTGGAGAATTGTATAGTGAACAGAGACTGTTGTAAAGCCATAAGTCAAAACATTGAATTAGAAGTTTTGAATCTTACAATGTGCAAGAATATGAACATTGAATGCATTATGGATTTAATGAAGCTCAAAAA ctTAACTGTTCTCAATATGGCATGGTGTTCTTTGGATAGTGAATGTATGACTTTACTTTGTAAAACATTGCCATCATCCATTTTACGCTTGAATCTAGCAGGCTGTAGAAAAACAATGACTGATGATA ATGTGAAAGACTTGTCAAGAAGATGTCCagatattatagaattagACTTGAGTGATTGTGCTATGCTTACAATACACACagttcataatttattaaatttttcaagattggAACACTTATCATTGAGCCGTTGTTATAGCATTCCGCAGTCTGCATATATAAGATTAGCTCACATAccgtgtttattatatttagacgTTTTCGGCTTGATGTCGGACTCTGTGCTCACATCATTACAAGCCAGCTGCCGTGAAGTGCCGGAAATCAATAAGTACCTCTACAGTTCCGTCGCACGACCAACGGTCGGTATTCGAAGAACCAGTATTTGGGGCCTCCGAGttagagattaa
- the LOC126852346 gene encoding S-phase kinase-associated protein 2 isoform X1, with amino-acid sequence MNSAIVGRTRLHEEANLSKSEEFSPPESKRLRLDDGCNNNLNSTVNSESQNSTRWSYSGNASLIEPEILEDMGVGMLEDGTVNCEKTSGDCIILPANLVNNKKSPIDEADGYEDQEEVYTISSSETVNEERIQQDSCDLDELAIFGGIENESGYSSRIEADYFVDLKANLSKEKMNASADKNEQTGLDNFCLFKRKRKPSIKGEDKFNKLSDEIILMILKWLPKKCLVRSMFVCKRWCQIARDEALWTRLDLGSKVLSEGTLGHILPRGIQILRLAQAEIADPIFCEGSEVLNDSYISKLQYLDLSMAVISPTGLAALLSKCKYLKKLSLENCIVNRDCCKAISQNIELEVLNLTMCKNMNIECIMDLMKLKNLTVLNMAWCSLDSECMTLLCKTLPSSILRLNLAGCRKTMTDDNVKDLSRRCPDIIELDLSDCAMLTIHTVHNLLNFSRLEHLSLSRCYSIPQSAYIRLAHIPCLLYLDVFGLMSDSVLTSLQASCREVPEINKYLYSSVARPTVGIRRTSIWGLRVRD; translated from the exons ATGAACTCCGCCATAGTTGGGCGCACGCGACTCCACGAAGAGGCCAATTTATCGAAATCGGAGGAATTCTCGCCGCCCGAGAG CAAGCGATTACGCTTGGACGATGGCtgcaataacaatttaaacaGTACTGTCAACAGCGAGTCTCAAAATAGTACCAGATGGTCATATTCTGGAAATGCCAGTCTTATAGAACCTGAAATCCTAGAAGATATGGGAGTTGGTATGTTGGAAGATGGTACAGTGAACTGTGAAAAAACATCTGGAGACTGTATAATTTTACCGGCGAATTtagttaataacaaaaaatcacCGATAGATGAAGCTGATGGTTATGAAGATCAAGAAGAAGTTTATACAATTTCTAGTTCAGAAACTGTTAATGAAGAGAG GATACAACAAGATTCATGCGATTTGGATGAGTTAGCTATTTTTGGTGGCATAGAAAATGAATCTGGCTATTCTTCGAGAATAGAAGCTGATTATTTTGTGGATTTAAAAGCAAACTTATCTAAAGAAAAGATGAATGCTTCTGCCGATAAGAATGAGCAAACTggtttagataatttttgtttatttaagagaaaaaggaaaccTTCTATCAAAGGCGAAGACAAGTTTAACAAGTTATcagatgaaataattttaatgatattaaaatggtTACCTAAAAAATGTTTG GTACGCTCTATGTTTGTATGCAAACGTTGGTGTCAAATAGCTCGCGATGAAGCATTATGGACTAGATTAGATCTAGGTAGTAAGGTTTTAAGCGAGGGCACATTAGGTCATATATTGCCTCGAGGAATACAAATTCTAAGATTAGCGCAAGCGGAGATCGCGGATCCTATCTTTTGCGAGGGCAGCGAAGTTCTCAACGATTCGTACATtagtaaattacaatatttggaTTTATCCATGGCAGTTATCTCGCCAACTGGTTTAGCTGCATTATTATCTAAAtgtaaatatctgaaaaagttGTCACTGGAGAATTGTATAGTGAACAGAGACTGTTGTAAAGCCATAAGTCAAAACATTGAATTAGAAGTTTTGAATCTTACAATGTGCAAGAATATGAACATTGAATGCATTATGGATTTAATGAAGCTCAAAAA ctTAACTGTTCTCAATATGGCATGGTGTTCTTTGGATAGTGAATGTATGACTTTACTTTGTAAAACATTGCCATCATCCATTTTACGCTTGAATCTAGCAGGCTGTAGAAAAACAATGACTGATGATA ATGTGAAAGACTTGTCAAGAAGATGTCCagatattatagaattagACTTGAGTGATTGTGCTATGCTTACAATACACACagttcataatttattaaatttttcaagattggAACACTTATCATTGAGCCGTTGTTATAGCATTCCGCAGTCTGCATATATAAGATTAGCTCACATAccgtgtttattatatttagacgTTTTCGGCTTGATGTCGGACTCTGTGCTCACATCATTACAAGCCAGCTGCCGTGAAGTGCCGGAAATCAATAAGTACCTCTACAGTTCCGTCGCACGACCAACGGTCGGTATTCGAAGAACCAGTATTTGGGGCCTCCGAGttagagattaa
- the LOC126852390 gene encoding uncharacterized protein LOC126852390, with amino-acid sequence MSEQQTDSYDSRPVTSKKLERPPFKLCFSKNQQTGRSNICISKTNANFVTPKFYSRELENDQNADVSDTLERIAAEQDRNPRNLYQTPLLTSHTYGWWHDKGIQPKDTRFNFHKKTSDLVSFQMKIYAEDRNLKSHKQ; translated from the exons atgtcCGAACAGCAAACGGATTCGTACGATTCGAGACCGGTAACGTCAAAAAAATTGGAGAGACCACCGTTTAAGCTGTGTTTTTCGAAAAACCAGCAAACCGGAAGATCCAATATTTGCATATCGAAAACGAACG CGAACTTTGTGACGCCGAAATTCTACTCGAGGGAACTCGAGAACGACCAGAATGCAGACGTAAGCGATACGCTTGAGAGAATCGCTGCGGAACAAGATAGAAATCCGAGGAATCTTTACCAAACACCATTGTTAACCAGTCatac TTACGGTTGGTGGCATGACAAAGGGATACAACCGAAGGACACGCGATTTAACTTTCATAAGAAAACGTCAGACCTGGTGAGCTTCCAGATGAAAATTTACGCCGAGGATCGAAATCTGAAAAGTCATAAACAATGA